The window CGTCGACTTCGTCGACCCCGACGGCAACGCGGTCGACGGCCACGGCCACGGAACGCACATCGCGGCGATCATCGGTGGCGAGAACGGCGTGGCCCCGGAGGTCAACTTCGTGGTGCTTCGCGTCCTCGACGCCGAGGGACAGGGCAAGCTTTCCTCCGTGCTGCAGGCGATCGACTGGACGATCCAGCACAAGGACGAGTACGGCATCCGCGTCGTCAACATGTCGCTCGGCTACGCGCCGCGCATGTCGATCGCCATCGATCCGGTCAACATCGCGGTGCGCCGCGCCTGGGCGGCGGGCCTCACCGTCGTCGCTTCCGCCGGCAACCGCGGGCGTGACGGCCACCTCACCATCAACGCCCCCGGCAACGATCCCCGCGTGATCACGGTCGGTGCGATGAACGACCTGAACACGCTCGAGCGGGCCGACGACGTCATCACCACCTACAGCGGCCGCGGCCCCTCCTACGGCGACCTCGTTCTGAAGCCGGACCTCGTCGCTCCCGGCAACCGGATCGTCGGCCCCGCGGTGCCCGGCTCGACGCTGGCCACCGAGCATCCCGAGAAGCTCGTCGACGGCGGCATCGAGCTGTCCGGCACCAGCATGGCCGCCGGCTTCGTGAGCGGCGCAGCGGCTCTGCTGATCGAGCGGCACCCCGAGATCTCCAACGACGCGATCAAGACGGTCCTCATGCGCTCCGCCGAGAAGCTCGACGACGTGGACGTGTTCGCCCGCGGCGCCGGCTACCTCGACGTCGAGGCCGCGCTCGAGCTCTCGGACGAGCTGGCGACGTCCCGCCACTACAGCTCCGCCTCGCCGCGCATCGGCCGCGCGCCGAAGGGCGTGTTCCTCTACGTCGTCAGCGAGGCGACGCGCCGCCCGGTGATCCTGACCGGCTTCGCCGACGTCTACGGGGACAACGCGGTCTACGGGGACGAGGAGTTCTGGACCGACCGCGAGCTGTGGGGCGACGGGATCCTCTGGGCTGACGGCATCCTGTGGGCCGACGGGATTCTCTGGGCCGACGCCACGCCGGTCGCCGACGGAATCCTCTGGGCGGACGGCATCCTGTGGGCTGACGGGATCCTCTGGGCCGACAGCCAGCTGTGGGGCGACGGGATCCTGTGGGCCGACGGGATCATGACCGGCGACGGGATCCTGTGGGCCGACGGCGTCGTCCAGACCGACGGGATCCTCTGGGCCGATGGCCGGCTCGAAGGCGACGGGATTCTCTGGGCTGACGGAATCCTCTGGGCCGACGGGATCCTGTGGGCGGACGGCGTCCTCTGGGCTGACGGCATCCTGTGGGCCGACGTCGCCAACGACGGGATCCTGTGGGCTGACGGGATCCTCTGGGCCGACGGGGTCCTCTGGGCCGATGGAATCCTCTGGGCCGACGGGATCCTGTGGGCCGACGGAATCCTCTGGGCCGACGGGATCCTGTGGGCTGACGGGATCCTCTGGGCCGACGTCGCTCCGGGAGCGATCGAGGACTGATCACGAAGGGGGGACTCACCAGCCGACGGGAATCGGTGCCCCGCGAGCGGCCCGGGCGAGCGCCCGGGCCGCTCTTTTTCCCAGCGTGCTTCCTTCGCGGTTCGTTCTCGGTGCCGGCTCTCCGTTGGCACGCTTCCTGACCGGACGATCGCGGCGGTGCGGTATCGAACCGCAGGGAACGGGCGTCGTCGCGGGGGATGCGGCCGGGGTCGACGGCGCGGCGGCGGGCCTTTTGCACCGTCGAGGGCCCGCCTCTTCTTCGGAGGCTTCTCCGAGGCAAGGGTGCGTTTCCGGCGGCGCGGTCTCCGGCCCGCGTCCCGGCGAGGCTGCGACAGAGGTCTCCGGCGGGTCGGAGCGCGCCTCTCCGATCGAAGCTCTCCGCTATTTCGAGTGCCCCGGATGCCCGTCCGGACCGCCGGGGACGCACCTCTTCTCGCCGCGGCCTGCCCGGGCCGTTCGGCGCGGGCGGCGCCTGCCCGCCGATCGGGAATTCGCCGCCGGTGCCGGGGGCGCCGAGGAGGTCCGCCGGGGGTCGCGCGGGCCAGCCGGCGAGGGGGAAGACGGCGGAGGAGGTTCGAGCGCGCCCGCGATCGCCGCGCGCACCGGCCTCAGCCGACCGCTGCCCGCTCCGTTTCGCCGGGGCGGGCGTCCAGCACCTCATCCGGAATGGCTCGCAGCGCACGCTCGATCAGGCTTCCGTCCGCGCCCGGTTTGACGGCCCCCTCGGTGAGGGCGCGGCGCCAGGCCCGGCCGCCGGGCACTCCGCGGAACAGCCCCAGGATGTGGCGGGTGATGTGGCTGGCGAACAGGCCGCGCGCGAACCATTCGTCGACGTAGCGCGCCATGGCGAGGGCGACCTCGCGCCGGGTGGGCGGCGGTGCGGTCTCCCCGAAGATCCTCCGGTCGGCCTCGGCGAGAAGGAACGGGTTCTCGTAGGCGGCACGCCCGATCATCACGCCATCGACCCGTTCGAGGTGAGCGGAGGCCTCGTCGAGTGTGGCGATGCCGCCGTTGATCACGATCTCGAGGTCGGGCCGCCGTTCCTTGAGCCGGTGGACCACGTCGTGCCGGAGCGGCGGCACGCGGCGGTTCTGCTTCGCATTCAGCCCGGCGAGGATCGCCTTGCGGGCATGGACGACGAACCGGTCGCATCCGGCGCTCGCGACCGTGTCGACGAATCGGAGGAGGAATGCCTCGCTGTCGAGATTGTCGATCCCGATCCGGTGCTTGACCGTCACCGGCACACGGACGGCGGCGCGAATGGCGGCGACGATCTCGGCGACGCGCTCGGGCTCGGCCATCAGGCAGGCCCCGAACCGCGCCCGCTGCACCCGTTCGCTCGGACATCCGACGTTGAGGTCGATCTCGTCGTATCCCCACCCCACGCCGATCCGCGCCGCCTCGGCGAGGGCCACCGGATCGTCGCCGGCGAGCTGGAGTGCGACCGGATGCTCGTCGGGATCGAAGCCGAGCAGCTTGGCTCGGTCGCCGTGCAGGACCGCATCCGCCGTGAGCATCTCGGTGTACAGCAGGGTGCGGCGCGTCAGACGCCGCACGAAAAAACGGAAATGGCGGTCGGTGCGCGCCATCATCGGCGCCACCGAGAGGCGGTGCGGGGGTGGGGACGGACCGCTCATCCCAGTGCCCGTGCGCGGAGGACCGGTTCGTAGCTCAAGGCGGTTCCCGTATTGAAGAGAACGACCGTCTCCGCGGGATCGATCCAACCCTCTTCGGCCAGGCGCATCGCGGCCGCCAGGCAGGCACCCCCCTCCGGCGAGGCGAGCACGCCCGCACGCGCCCCGAGCCGGGCCGCGCCGTCGATCATCTCGGCGTCGCCGACGGCGCAGGCGGTACCGCGCGACTCCCGGAGCGCCCTGAGCACCAGCCGGTCGCCGATCGCGCGCGGGACCCGCAGGCCGGAGGCGATCGTCGACGCTCCCTCCCAGGCCCGTGCCTCCTCGGCGCCTTCCCGGAAGGCGCGCACGATCGGCATGCAGCCCGAAGCCTGCACGGCGACCAGCCGCGGCGGCGCGCCGCACTCCCAGCCGAGCTGGGCGATCTCCCCGAACGCCTTCCACATACCGACGATCCCGGTTCCTCCGCCCGTCGGGTAGACCACCACGTCCGGAAGCCGCGGCAACTGCACGGCGAGGTCGTAGCCCATCGTCTTCTTGCCCTCGACGCGATACGGTTCCTTCAGCGTCGAGCAGTCGATCAGACCCGCCTCCGCGGCGCGCTCGCGCACCAGCGCCCCGCACGCGTCGATCAGGCCCTCGTGCCGGACGACCTGCGCGCCGAGCAGCCGCATCGCCGTGACGAAGGGCGCGGGTGTGTCGGCCGGGCAGGCGACGAAGGCGGTCAGGCCGGCTGCGGCCGCGTAGGCCGCCAGCGCCACCCCGGCGTTGCCGGCGGTGGGCAGCGCGACGCCGCGCGCGCCGAGTTCGCGCGCGCGGCTCACCGCGGCGGCGAGCCCCCGGGCCTTGAAGCTCCCCGTCGGGTTCACGCTCTCGTCCTTCACGTAGACGGTCGCCCCGCCCACCAGCTCGTCGAGACGGGGGCATCGCACGAGCGGCGTTCGTCCTTCCCCGAGATCGACGTGCGGCGCGCCGAACGGCATCACCTCGGCGTAG of the Acidobacteriota bacterium genome contains:
- a CDS encoding threonine synthase; this encodes MAAPTTLSHLSCSECGTRFPADRPAGLCPDCRRPLLARYDLERARRTLTLGAARERPPGLSRYAEVMPFGAPHVDLGEGRTPLVRCPRLDELVGGATVYVKDESVNPTGSFKARGLAAAVSRARELGARGVALPTAGNAGVALAAYAAAAGLTAFVACPADTPAPFVTAMRLLGAQVVRHEGLIDACGALVRERAAEAGLIDCSTLKEPYRVEGKKTMGYDLAVQLPRLPDVVVYPTGGGTGIVGMWKAFGEIAQLGWECGAPPRLVAVQASGCMPIVRAFREGAEEARAWEGASTIASGLRVPRAIGDRLVLRALRESRGTACAVGDAEMIDGAARLGARAGVLASPEGGACLAAAMRLAEEGWIDPAETVVLFNTGTALSYEPVLRARALG
- the dusA gene encoding tRNA dihydrouridine(20/20a) synthase DusA, coding for MSGPSPPPHRLSVAPMMARTDRHFRFFVRRLTRRTLLYTEMLTADAVLHGDRAKLLGFDPDEHPVALQLAGDDPVALAEAARIGVGWGYDEIDLNVGCPSERVQRARFGACLMAEPERVAEIVAAIRAAVRVPVTVKHRIGIDNLDSEAFLLRFVDTVASAGCDRFVVHARKAILAGLNAKQNRRVPPLRHDVVHRLKERRPDLEIVINGGIATLDEASAHLERVDGVMIGRAAYENPFLLAEADRRIFGETAPPPTRREVALAMARYVDEWFARGLFASHITRHILGLFRGVPGGRAWRRALTEGAVKPGADGSLIERALRAIPDEVLDARPGETERAAVG